Proteins from a genomic interval of Rosa chinensis cultivar Old Blush chromosome 2, RchiOBHm-V2, whole genome shotgun sequence:
- the LOC112184457 gene encoding heterogeneous nuclear ribonucleoprotein 1 yields the protein MEVASETSDSRQWDELIPDALGLIFKNLSLKELLTVIPMEEMRAPARKVTRLFVARIPQSVTKAKFRGHFGKYGEITDLYMPKDQGSKMHLGIGFITFENADSVENLMADTHELGGSNVVVDRATPKEDDFKPVSRMPAPQGGYGAYNAYISATTRYATLGAPTLYDNQLP from the exons ATGGAAGTGGCAAGTGAGACAAGTGATTCTCGGCAATGGGACGAATTAATACCCGATGCATTGGGTCTAATCTTCAAAAATCTGTCTCTTAAGGAGTTGCTGACGGTGATTCCAATG GAAGAGATGAGAGCACCTGCAAGAAAAGTTACCAGGCTGTTTGTTGCAAGGATCCCACAATCTGTGACAAAAGCAAAATTTCGAGG TCATTTTGGGAAATATGGAGAGATAACAGATTTATACATGCCGAAG GATCAAGGCTCAAAAATGCATCTAGGAATTGGGTTTATTACCTTTGAAAATGCAG ACTCCGTGGAAAATTTAATGGCTGATACCCATGAATTGGGGGGTTCCAATGTAGTTGTTGATCGAGCAACACCCAAG GAAGATGACTTTAAACCAGTGAGCAGAATGCCAGCACCACAGGGTGGATATGGTGCATACAATGCGTATATCTCTGCAACCACTAGATATGCAACCCTTGGGGCTCCGACTTTGTATGATAATCAATTGCCTTAA